GGAGGCATGGTGCCCAGATGGGGAGGCAGCCAGTCCTGGTTTGCATAAACCTGATTGTACAGGCGAACCAGTGCATCCTGCCGTGGCACACCCACCTTGAACTGCAGGGTCACTACGGCCATTCCATGGCGCGAGACGGAGTAAATGTGTTCAAGGCCCTCGATTTCACTGAGTATCTGCTCGGCTGGAGTGGCGATGAGCTGCTCAACCTCCACCGGGCTGGCGCCTGGATATGCGATAAAGACATCGGCCATGGTCACATCAATCTGGGGTTCTTCCTCTTTGGGGGTGACCGTGATGGCAAAGAGTCCCATGAGCAGTCCCGCTATGGCCAGCAGTGGCGTGATGGGTGACGCCTGAAATGCCGCCGCTATTCTTCCCGAAAATCCCGTGTTCTTCGTCATCAGTGTGACCTCGTCTGGAGAAGCTGCAGCGCCTCGTGGGGATGCAGCGCGATAATTTCCCCGGCGGACAGTCCTGCGAGAATCTCCAGGAGCTCCCCATCGTGACTGCCGACACGTACCTGGCGCAGGCGAGGCCGCATGTTTTCATCCATGACATAGACCGCCCGCAGCTCACCCTGGCGCACCAGTGAGGTGGTGGGTATCCAGAGAGCTGACCGTTGCGCCACCGGCACTTCTACTCTGACCAGCATGCCGGGAAAGAGGCTGGCGGCAGGATTTTCTATGTCTATGCGCACCCTGAAGGTATGGGTGGATGGATCAGCGTAGGGATACAAGGTGGTAACACCGGTTTCAAGGGGAGTTCCATCGTCCATGATTACGCGGAATTTTCGCTCCTGGCGGCTCAAGGCGGCAAAGCGCTGAGGCAGGGCCGTAACCACCCGCAGTTCTTCCAGGGTAAGGCCGCTGAGCAGTGGAGTTCCTGGGCTGACAGCCTCTCCGATTTCCACATGCCGGCGGGTTACCAGGCCTCCATAGGGGGCGCTGATGCTGGTGTAGGCCAGGTGTTGCTGAGACTCTTCCAGCGCGGCCTGTGAGCGCGCCAGTCGAGCTTGTGCTGCTGAGAGCTGATTGCGCGCCTGGTCAAACTGAGCCGGAGATGCAATGCCCTGTTCATGGAGTCTTTTGACACGTTCATGGTTGGATTGGGCATCATTAAGGCCGGCAGTTGCCTCGTTGAAAGCCGCTCTGGCCTGGTTGACGCGTGCGCGGTGCTCGCGATCATCCAGCTCAAGGATAAGCGCTCCCGCCGGCACAGCATCGTCCACATCAAAGTAAATTGCCTTCACTGTGCCGCTTGTCTGGGCCGAGACGGTGCTCTGTCTGACCGCCTCGACGGTTCCATCAAGCTGCAGGTATTCGGTTTTCACTCGGTGATTGACCACTGTGGTTTCCAGGGCGAAAGCCGGTATGCCCAGCAGAAGAAACAGAAAGGGGAGAAGTGCTGATTGTGATTTCGACATAAAGGACTCCCTTGTGCATGAAGTGAAGAAATGCCGGTGTCTCTATCCGCAGTCTTGCCTGTGCGTGAAGAGTCATGTTCGAAAGATATTTGCATATATGGCCATTCAAGAATAGGTTTTTTGCCACCAGAACTCAAGGGAATGTTACGTTCCCACGGGGGGATATTCACGTTTGACGAATGGAAGGACGTGTGTTAATTGTCATAGAAGTGATATTCTTAAAGGGCAAAAGTTGCATGCGGAAAACGTTGCCAGTGGCTAATAACATATACGTTTCACTGCTGGCCCGTATCAGCTGCCCTATCTCTGGGAGGAGTTGGATTATGAACAATGCGGAAGATCTCAAATCAGCAAAAACCCTGACAACCGTTATCTATGCGCTGTACGCGGCATCCTTTTTTGTGGGCCTGACGGCGATCGTTGGGATTATCCTGAACTATCTGAAAAAAAATGAGGTCGCCGGAACCTATCTGGAGAGCCACTTTCGCTGGCAAATACGGACTTTCTGGTTCGGTCTCCTCTGGTCGGTGATTGGTGCGGTCGCCCTGACCATCCTTATCGGCTGGGTGATTCTGCTGGCAAACTTCGTGTGGATCATTTACCGAATCGTCAAGGGCTGGCTGAGACTCAACGAAAACAAGCCCATGTACGAGGAGAAAGTGATTCCGGTTCAGGCCGTTTAACCGCAGGTGAAAATTCGCTGCGGTGTTACTCTTGCGGTGTCTGAGCTGCGCAAAGAATTCTTGAAGCCCTGGCTCCTGCCGGGGCTTTGCTGTATCTTAATCAGCTGCTGTAGCGGGTCCACAGGATGATCAGAACCCAGGCGGATACTGCCCAGCAGGCCACTGCCGAACCGAGGGCCATGCCAAGACGCATCCGGTCGGCAAAGAGGTACAGGCTGAGCAGGTAGATGGAATAGGGCACCATGGACCAGGCGCCGAAAATGATAGTCGTTTTCAGATCCGCAACGGAGCGCTCGGTTCCAATAATGAAGTGGGCGATGAGCGCAAAGGTGGGAAAGAGGGGTACCAGTCCGGCAATGGCGTAATTGCGCGTTTTGGAGAGCAGGGCGATGAGCAGGACGGCCACTGCCCCCAGCGCAACCTTAATGGCCAGTGACATAAGTGTGCATCTCAGCGGGCAAGGTGCTCACCAATCCCCTGCAGTGCTTCCAGGGCACCTTTGTCAATGGAGATATGGGCGCCGCGCACTCCATATTCGCGGGGGTTGATGCGAATCAGGGTGACATCCTCTGTGGTGCTCAGGCGATCTCCCAGGTTCCTGATGGTGGGAACCGAAGTGCCGGCACCCATCTCAATGATGACTTTACGGTGGCCGCGGTGACGGTTGAGAAAGGCGGAAAAACGTTCCTCCTGTTCAGCAGTACGGCTGCTGATCCAGGCGTAATCACCGAACATCAGGATGTTGGGTCGCGCCACAGCGTTGCAGCGGATACAGGACGGAATATATCCGGCTCGCATGGTATCGAGATCCACTGGTATATCTTCCTCGTTGGCCCATATTTCCGAAGAGCATGGGGTCGTGCACTGCAGGTGGTGAATGGAGCCGTGAACCTCCAGGATACGGGAGTCGGCATAGCCTGCCTGCTGGAACTGTCCATCGACATTAGAGGTGACCACAAAGTGATCTATGCCGAACTTCTTTGACCACTCCTTCAGCCAGTTAAAGCCGTCGTGGGGTGTGGTGGAACGGTACAGGTTGGTACGGTGGCCATAGAAACCCCAGCCGAAGGCAGGATCTTCGTCGAAATGGCGCGGATTGGCTGCTCCGGCAAAGCTCAGACCAAGCCGTTCATACATGGGGTAGGCGTTCCAGAAACCCTTTTCACCGCGGAAGTCGGGCAGGCCTGAATCCACACCCATGCCGGCTCCCGAGGTAATGATCATGGCTTCGGCGTTCCGTATAACATCAGCTGCCTTGCGGTACTTCTCCGTATACTCCATAGTCTTCACCTCCAGCACATGTGGTTTTTCGGTTCACTGATCCGTGTGTATTGACATAAGTCTAGTGATCACAGGAAGATGTTGCAAGAAAAACCCGCGATTATTTGTGGGCAGTATCCCAAGCGAAAAGCCGTGCCAGCTGTTCATACCACTGTGGATTCCATTGCCTGAGTTGTCTGGGCTGCTTGAAAAAACACTCACAGCTTACGGCAAAAAATTCAGCGGGGTCTTCGGCGCCATAAGGATCGAGCACCGTGTCCTCGTCCGCCTTCACCAGGCGTCCATGTTCGCGAAAGGCCGCCTGCAGTATGGTGCGCCAGGTATCGCGGCTCATGTCAGGATGGAGCAGCGGCACTCCGTCGGCGTCACCGCTGAGCATGTCGATCTGGTGCGCCATCTCGTGGATGACCACATTGGTGTTGCCTTCGCTGAAGGCATCGTGGCTGACGTCATTCCAGGAGAGAATCACGGGGCCATAATACCAGGATTCACCGATCAGCGGTTCTTCGTCCAGATGGACGATGCCATTTTCGTCCTCCAGTGCATGGCGCGGAATGAACTCGTCGGCGTAAACAATTATGGAATCGAATGAACGATAGACGTTCAGGTTCAGATTCACCAGGGGTACGCAGGCCTGCAGGGCGATGAGGTGCTTCATCCTCGCGTCGATGGCAAAACCAGCGGCCGGGAGAAGTGTTTTCCTGGACAGGAATTCATCGGTTATCCGCTGGAGCTTTCGCTGCTGCTCCCGCGACAGATTCTTCAGCAAGGGCATGGACTGGCGCAGATTCTGCCACAGGGCCAGATCAAGGCCTTCGCTGTCAGAGAAGAGGCGAAACCATCTGCGCAGCCACCTTGCACGCAATCTCAGGCTCCTTTCAGGGCGGCCCGGATGAGGAAGAAATCATCGCGACTGTAGCCATAGACGACAATGTCCATATCAAGCTCCCGCGCCATGGGGATGAGATGCCTGGCGTAGCTTTCCAGTACGCTGCGCTTGTCCAGACCACCCACGCCGGTACCCATCAGGGGCAGGACCAGTTTGATTCGCGTCAGATCGGATGGCAGGGAAGGCCGCATGCGGCT
This portion of the Desulfurispirillum indicum S5 genome encodes:
- a CDS encoding efflux RND transporter periplasmic adaptor subunit is translated as MSKSQSALLPFLFLLLGIPAFALETTVVNHRVKTEYLQLDGTVEAVRQSTVSAQTSGTVKAIYFDVDDAVPAGALILELDDREHRARVNQARAAFNEATAGLNDAQSNHERVKRLHEQGIASPAQFDQARNQLSAAQARLARSQAALEESQQHLAYTSISAPYGGLVTRRHVEIGEAVSPGTPLLSGLTLEELRVVTALPQRFAALSRQERKFRVIMDDGTPLETGVTTLYPYADPSTHTFRVRIDIENPAASLFPGMLVRVEVPVAQRSALWIPTTSLVRQGELRAVYVMDENMRPRLRQVRVGSHDGELLEILAGLSAGEIIALHPHEALQLLQTRSH
- a CDS encoding DUF4870 family protein, with the protein product MNNAEDLKSAKTLTTVIYALYAASFFVGLTAIVGIILNYLKKNEVAGTYLESHFRWQIRTFWFGLLWSVIGAVALTILIGWVILLANFVWIIYRIVKGWLRLNENKPMYEEKVIPVQAV
- a CDS encoding GlpM family protein; the encoded protein is MSLAIKVALGAVAVLLIALLSKTRNYAIAGLVPLFPTFALIAHFIIGTERSVADLKTTIIFGAWSMVPYSIYLLSLYLFADRMRLGMALGSAVACWAVSAWVLIILWTRYSS
- a CDS encoding SIR2 family NAD-dependent protein deacylase, with protein sequence MEYTEKYRKAADVIRNAEAMIITSGAGMGVDSGLPDFRGEKGFWNAYPMYERLGLSFAGAANPRHFDEDPAFGWGFYGHRTNLYRSTTPHDGFNWLKEWSKKFGIDHFVVTSNVDGQFQQAGYADSRILEVHGSIHHLQCTTPCSSEIWANEEDIPVDLDTMRAGYIPSCIRCNAVARPNILMFGDYAWISSRTAEQEERFSAFLNRHRGHRKVIIEMGAGTSVPTIRNLGDRLSTTEDVTLIRINPREYGVRGAHISIDKGALEALQGIGEHLAR
- a CDS encoding zinc-dependent peptidase, whose protein sequence is MRARWLRRWFRLFSDSEGLDLALWQNLRQSMPLLKNLSREQQRKLQRITDEFLSRKTLLPAAGFAIDARMKHLIALQACVPLVNLNLNVYRSFDSIIVYADEFIPRHALEDENGIVHLDEEPLIGESWYYGPVILSWNDVSHDAFSEGNTNVVIHEMAHQIDMLSGDADGVPLLHPDMSRDTWRTILQAAFREHGRLVKADEDTVLDPYGAEDPAEFFAVSCECFFKQPRQLRQWNPQWYEQLARLFAWDTAHK